The sequence CTTCCTCAATAAGAGCTATATTCTCCAAAAACACAAGACAACAACATTAATTTACAAACTCCAAACTGTAATCGCAAATAGTCACAGCATCAAAACCACAAAAAACATCTCCACGACATATCAAATTAAGTAATTCATCTTCCTAGCCTACAATATTTACAACCCAATCTCAAAACAAAGGTTTGAAGCACATACCAAAATGGATGATGGATCTCGAATGTAACTACAGTGGGCTCCAACATGGAGAAACAGATTGCAAGAAACTAAAGCAACAAACCCACGTCGCCCTTTCACCGACACAGATAGCTGAAAGACGGCCGAGGAGGAGTGGCGCCACGCCactctctcaactcacttttagatatatgtatgtatgtatgtagcAACACCCTCTACTCGGATTCCATCGATTGCCGCTCCTGCACGGCTAGATGCTCCGACACATCGGCCAGCGACTTGAGGTTGCATTTGATCAGCGCCTCCACGAAGTAGCACGTTTCGTCCTTGGTGTTCCCTTCCGGTACATCCACAACGAAAGACTCGATCACCATTGTCCCCGCCCTTCCATCAATCGTCTCTGGATGAACGGTGATGATGGAGGAGTAGTTCTGCGATTAATAAAACACAAAAACGCCGCTCATACCCTCGCCACACATTTGCCCTAATAAAGATCATCATTGCTGGAATTTGTCGTATAGTTTTGGCTCAGTAGTCTCAAATCACAAGCCAATTCATTACGCATTCAAGTAAAGATGATGATCATGATGATTATGACGACGACACATTCAAGCAAATGTATCAAACAATGTGTTTCTGAATACGTAAAAATGGATAAACACCGTGATTACCACATATTGTTATTATAATTCAAGCTAATTTGACCTAAATCAGCCACCGGAAATTGGGAATCAATAAGCAAAAAACTGGAAATTGAATCGAGCAAAGCGGAAAGGGAGAAAATAACCCTAATAAAAAGCGTCGAATTCAATTTTTCAATCACGAATGCCAGACAGAGAAATGTAGCTGATTCCGTCCAATGAATCGGAAAAGCAAAGGAAAACGAGAGAGAAGGCGGCGGTACCTTGAGGCGGTGATCTCCACCGACAATCCGCACGCTGAAAATGTGCTCCTCATCATCGAGCAGCTCGAGGCGCTCCTTGCTGGTGGTGGCGGGCAGCCCCGATTTGACATTAACCTCTCTCACCGTCCCAATCCGCAAATCGCCCTGCGCTATACACCGGCTCACGAATGGCTTGTACCGCTGCGGCTGATCGAAGCGCCGCACCAGCGACCACACCTGCGGCACAATCACAGCTCAAAAATCTCCGGCGCAAAAATCCAATTAGAAAATGAATCGCA comes from Salvia miltiorrhiza cultivar Shanhuang (shh) chromosome 3, IMPLAD_Smil_shh, whole genome shotgun sequence and encodes:
- the LOC131017902 gene encoding abscisic acid receptor PYL8-like isoform X2; translation: MVGPINGGGPEEDFIRRHHKHDVAENQCSSSLVKHIKAPLPLVWSLVRRFDQPQRYKPFVSRCIAQGDLRIGTVREVNVKSGLPATTSKERLELLDDEEHIFSVRIVGGDHRLKNYSSIITVHPETIDGRAGTMVIESFVVDVPEGNTKDETCYFVEALIKCNLKSLADVSEHLAVQERQSMESE
- the LOC131017902 gene encoding abscisic acid receptor PYL8-like isoform X1; translation: MVGPINGGGPEEDFIRRHHKHDVAENQCSSSLVKHIKAPLPLVWSLVRRFDQPQRYKPFVSRCIAQGDLRIGTVREVNVKSGLPATTSKERLELLDDEEHIFSVRIVGGDHRLKVPPPSLSFSFAFPIHWTESATFLCLAFVIEKLNSTLFIRVIFSLSALLDSISSFLLIDSQFPVADLGQISLNYNNNMW